GATATGCTCGGGAAATTTCCAAAGAAAACCCGCTAACACAATTAAATCGGGTTGAAAGGTTTTTAGGATATTCAAAACATCATCGGACTTTAAAAACGCTTGTCTATTGAATGAAAACGCGCTAATATTTAGATTTTTAGCACGCTCCAGTACTTTGGCATGAGGATTGTTGGTCATAACATGCGTAACTTCAACATCCGCGTTGTTTAGAAAAAACTTAATTAAATTTTCAGCATTAGATCCAGATCCGGACGCAAAAATTACAATACGTTTCATATAGCAGCTTGTCATGTCATGATTAGTTCCGCAAAAAAAAGAATAAATTATAACAATTAGAAGGTAAAAAGGATTTACTTAAAGGAAATTTAGTAAATTACAACCACATTTTTGCAGTAAAGGTGTGGAATAAGAATAAAATTTTTATTTTTGCCAACTAATTAAAACTTAAAATTAAAAGATTATGTCAGACATTGCATCAAGAGTAAAAGCGATTATCGTAGACAAATTAGGTGTTGATGAAAACGAAGTTGTAACTGAAGCTAGCTTCACGAACGATTTAGGAGCAGATTCATTAGACACTGTAGAATTAATCATGGAATTCGAAAAGGAATTCGATATTCAAATCCCAGACGATCAAGCAGAAAACATTGCAACGGTTGGTCAAGCTATCTCTTATATAGAAACAGCAAAATAATTCATTAGAATTTATGGAATTAAAGCGAGTTGTAGTTACTGGTTTAGGAGCACTAACACCTATAGGGAATACCAAAGATGAATTTTGGGAAGCACTAGTAAGTGGAAAGAGTGGTGCTGCACCTATAACGTATTTTGATACTGAAAAGTTCAAGACAAAATTCGCTTGCGAATTAAAAAACTTTAATGCCACCGATTTTCTTGACAGAAAAGAAGCGCGAAAAATGGACCGGTTTACGCAGTATGCTATGGTAGCTTCAGATGAAGCTATTGCAGATTCTAAACTGGACCTAGACGCGGTAAACAAATTAAGAGTCGGTGTTATTTGGGGAGCAGGAATAGGTGGTTTGGAAACCTTCCAGGACGAAGTTTTAAACTTTGCTGCTGGTGATGGCACACCAAGATTTAACCCATTCTTCATTCCGAAAATGATTGCAGATATTGCACCAGGAAACATTTCCATTAAACATGGATTTATGGGGCCTAATTATACAACAGTATCTGCTTGTGCATCTTCGGCCAATGCTATGATTGATGCGCTAAACTATATTCGTTTAGGACATTGTGATGTTATAGTAACCGGTGGAAGTGAAGCTGCAGTAACTATTGCAGGTATGGGTGGTTTTAACGCCATGCATGCCTTGTCAACTAGAAATGAAAGCCCAGAAACAGCCTCAAGACCTTTTGATGCTACCAGAGATGGTTTTGTATTAGGTGAAGGTGCTGGTGCTATTGTACTAGAAGATTACGAACATGCCAAAGCGCGTGGAGCTAAAATTTATGCGGAAGTATTAGGAGGCGGTATGTCTTCAGATGCCTACCACATGACAGCGCCACATCCAGAAGGGATTGGTGTGATTGCAGTAATGAGAAATTGTTTAGAAAACGCAGGCTTAAAACCAGAAGAAGTTGATCATATCAACACGCATGGAACGTCAACACCTCTAGGAGATGTTGCCGAACTGAAAGCAATTTCTGAAGTGTTTGGAGCGCATGCTAAAAATATTAATATCAATTCAACAAAGTCTATGACAGGTCACCTGTTAGGAGCTGCTGGTGCTATTGAGTCTATTGCGTCTATATTAGCAATGGAACACGGTATGGTACCACCAACTATAAATCATGAGGTTGCTGATGAAAATATTGATTCTGAATTAAATTTAACGTTAAACAAAGCACAAAAACGCGATGTTAAAGTTGCCATGAGTAATACGTTTGGTTTTGGTGGCCATAATGCATGCGTATTATTTAAAAAAATTGATTAAACAACGAATGAAAAACATTCGAAACATATTAAATTCCCGTTCAAAATCTGGCGGGAATTTTTTTGTATGTATCCATAATATTCTTGGCTTCAAACCCAAAAATATAGCCTATTACAAAAAAGCATTCACCCATCGCTCCATGAACATTAAGGATGCGGAAGGTCACCCCATTAATTATGAGCGTCTAGAATTTTTAGGCGATGCTATGCTAGGGTCTGTAATTGCATCACATTTATATTCTGAAGTGCCAAGTGGCGATGAAGGCTATTTAACAAAAATGCGTTCTAAAATTGTAAGTCGCGAGCATCTTAACGAGCTTGGAAAAGACTTAAATTTAATTGATTTAGTTGAAAGTAAAATACCTAAAGGTCATTTTGGCGATAATATTTATGGCAATTTATTTGAAGCGTTAGTTGGCGCTATATTTTTAGATCGTGGGTATAAGTATTGCGAAAAGTTTATCTACAAAAAAGTTATTATCCCATATGTAGATATTTCTCAATTGGAAGGTAAAGTAATTAGCTACAAAAGCTTACTGATTGAATGGTGCCAAAAGGAGAAAAAAGTTTTCGATTATAATGTTTATGAAGATACTGGTAATGATGACATTCGCCATTTTGCCGTAAAATTATCTATTGATAATAAAGTAGTAGCAAAAGCACGAGCTACCTCCAAGAAAAAGGCAGAAGAAAAAGCCTCTAAACGCGCCTTTTTCGTTTTTCAAAATCAGATGTCCAAAGATAACTAGCGTATAAAGTTACGATAACGTTTGTGTAACACATTCCTGTTAAGTTTAATATAAACAACATCCAATTATAGCTATTATACACTATCTTTACAAATAGTTTTGATGATTATGCTAATGCAAAAACTAGACTTAAACGATTTTTTAGATACCATAGATTATGCACTAATTGGTATTCATAGCCCTTTAGAAAGTTACCGGTTAGCCTATTTTCTAAATAAAGAATTACAACTTCTTTTATCAAGACAAAAAGCGGATTTAGACTTCGGAAACAACACACAGTACGAAATTTTTGAATGGGTAGATGCGCATAAATTTGCCACATGGCATTTAGTATCAAATAGCTGCCAAGTAGAAGTAATAACGACGGAAAATGATAATTCTCTTTTTGGTTCGCAAGATCAACGAACCACAGAAACCTATCATTTAATACCCGAATACAAAACGGTGAATTATTTTTTGAAAATTTCTGATGACGCTATTACAGAAGATCAAGTTCAGGAGCTAACTAAAAAAATTCAATCCATTCCGAATGTTGTTGCCGCTTATAGTGTCAACCCTTCGGAACTAAAATCTAAAAACAACTTAATATTTTATTAATGTTAAAAAGAAAAAAAACAAAAATAGTAGCCACATTAGGACCAGCAACAAGCACGAAAGCCGTTTTAAAGGCCATGCTAGATGAAGGTGTAAATGTGTTTAGAATTAACTTTTCACATGCCGATTATAAAGATGTAGAAGAGCGCATTGGAATGATTCGTGAATTAAACGATGAATTTGGATACAATGCCGCGATTTTAGGTGATTTGCAAGGCCCAAAATTACGTGTTGGAACCATGAAAGGCGAGGTGATTGTAAATGAAGGAGACGAAATTATTTTTGCAACAGGAAAACGTTTTGAAGGAACCAAAGAACGGGTTTATATGACCTATGATAAGTTTCCTCAAGATGCCAAACCAGGCGAACGGATTCTGTTAGATGACGGGAAACTTATTTTTGAAGTCGTATCAACCGATAAAAAATCGGAAGTCAAAGCGCGCGTTATTCAAGGTGGACCATTACGCTCTAAAAAAGGCGTTAATTTACCAAACACAAATATATCGCAACCGGCTTTAACAGAAAAGGATATTGAAGATGCTATTTTTGCCATTAAAATGGAAGTGGATTGGATGGCTTTATCCTTTGTACGTCATGCAGAAGATTTAATGCAATTAGAAGAATTAATCAGTAAGCACAGTGACCATAAAATTCCAATTATTGCTAAAATTGAAAAGCCAGAAGCGGTAGAAAATATCGATAAAATTGTTGCCTATTGCGATGGTTTAATGGTAGCTCGTGGCGATTTAGGTGTGGAAATTCCAGCGGAAGAAGTGCCACTCATTCAAAAGCAATTGGTACTACGCGCAAAACAAGCTCGTATTCCCGTAATTATTGCAACACAAATGATGGAAACTATGATTTCCAGTTTAACACCAACACGAGCGGAAGTTAATGACGTGGCCAATTCAGTTATGGATGGTGCCGATGCCGTTATGCTTTCAGGTGAAACTTCTGTAGGGCAATATCCGGTTCAGGTAATTAGGCAAATGTCTAATATTATCAAAAGTGTGGAAGATTCCAACTTGATAAAAGTACCACAAATGCCACCTCATATTCGAACCAAACGTTTTATAACAAAATCTATTTGCTATCATGCCGCCAATATGGCAAACGAAATTGATGCAAAAGCTATTTCTACATTAACAAATAGTGGTTATACGGCTTTCCAAATTTCGGCATGGCGACCAAAAGCACATATTTTAGTATTCTCGTCTAACCGCAGGATTTTAACCCAACTGAATTTACTTTGGGGTGTAAAAGCATTTTTCTATGATAAATTTGTGAGTACAGATGAAACCATTGAAGATGTTAATACCATAGCTTGCCAAAAAGGCTATTTGGAAGAAGGTGATATGTTGGTGAGTTTAGCAGCTATGCCAATTCAGGATAAAGGCATGGTAAATACGCTTCGAGTGACTGAAATAACAAGTTGTAATTTTTAAGAATCGACCACCATTTTAATATAGGAAGACCTCATTAATCATAAAACTAATGAGGTTTTTTTTGAATTCTAATTTATTAAACGCTCCCCCAAGGTGCTATTCTAAAAAGCAAACTGCAATTGCACACTAACCGCTTTTTTTTCTTCGGGTTTTTTGGTTTTTTTATCGGTGTTGAGGTTGGATAATGAGATTCCTAAAAGTCGCACCGAATTTTGCATACTTTCTTGATACAATAAATCTTTGGCTGTTTCTAAAATTACGCTGGCATCACTCACAAAATACGGCAATGTTTTACTGCGTGTTTGCATGGTAAAATCGCTATATTTTATTTTTAAAGTGATGGTTTTTCCCGCCACATCACTTTTTATTAATCGTTTGGACACTTCGTCTGCAATATGTTCTAACTTTTCCAACATGAAAATTTCCGAGGATAAATTTTCACTAAAGGTCCGCTCGGCAGCTAATGACTTTCGAATTCTATTTGGTTTAACTTCGCTGGTATGTATCCCGCGAACCACGTGGTAATAAAAACGACCAGATTTACCAAAATGTGTGTCTAGGTATTCAATGGTTTTCGACTTCAAGTCGGTGCCTGTAAAAATACCGAGCTGATACATTTTCTCGGCCGTTACTTTCCCAACACCATAAAATTTCCGAATATCTAAACCTTCTAAAAAGGGTAAAACATCTTCAGGATTTACCGTTTTCTGGCCATTAGGTTTGTTGTAATCACTGGCAATTTTTGCAATAAATTTATTGATGGAAATTCCGGCGGAAGCTGTTAAGCCGACTTCATTAAAAATACGCGTTCGGATTTCTTGGGCTATTAAACTCGCACTGGGATTGCCTTTTTTATTTTCGGTAACGTCTAGATAGGCTTCATCTAAAGACAAAGGTTCTACCAAATCGGTATAATCGTAAAAAATGTTCCGAATCTGTTTAGAAATTTCACGATACCGATCAAAACGGGTTTTAGTAAATATTAAGTCAGGGCACAAACGTCTGGCTTGCATACCGCTCATGGCACTACGAACGCCAAACTTCCGAGCTTCATAACTAGCAGCACTAACTACACCACGATTACCAGAACCACCAACAGCCACTGGCTTCCCTTTTAATTCAGGATTATCCATTTGCTCTACAGACGCATAAAAGGCGTCCATATCCACATGAATAATTTTTCTAATGGGAAATGTGTCTGGCATGATGTAAATTTATAATATCTTTAGCATATAAACAGGTCATTATGGGTAAAACAGCTATCATTTTAGGTGCAACAGGATTAACTGGCGGTTTGCTATTGCAGCAACTTCTGGACGATAACAGATATGATAAAATTAAGTTGTTTTCACGATCGGCTTGTGGTATTGGTAATCCCAAAATTGAAGAGCA
Above is a window of Bizionia sp. M204 DNA encoding:
- a CDS encoding acyl carrier protein, which translates into the protein MSDIASRVKAIIVDKLGVDENEVVTEASFTNDLGADSLDTVELIMEFEKEFDIQIPDDQAENIATVGQAISYIETAK
- the fabF gene encoding beta-ketoacyl-ACP synthase II, giving the protein MELKRVVVTGLGALTPIGNTKDEFWEALVSGKSGAAPITYFDTEKFKTKFACELKNFNATDFLDRKEARKMDRFTQYAMVASDEAIADSKLDLDAVNKLRVGVIWGAGIGGLETFQDEVLNFAAGDGTPRFNPFFIPKMIADIAPGNISIKHGFMGPNYTTVSACASSANAMIDALNYIRLGHCDVIVTGGSEAAVTIAGMGGFNAMHALSTRNESPETASRPFDATRDGFVLGEGAGAIVLEDYEHAKARGAKIYAEVLGGGMSSDAYHMTAPHPEGIGVIAVMRNCLENAGLKPEEVDHINTHGTSTPLGDVAELKAISEVFGAHAKNININSTKSMTGHLLGAAGAIESIASILAMEHGMVPPTINHEVADENIDSELNLTLNKAQKRDVKVAMSNTFGFGGHNACVLFKKID
- the rnc gene encoding ribonuclease III encodes the protein MKNIRNILNSRSKSGGNFFVCIHNILGFKPKNIAYYKKAFTHRSMNIKDAEGHPINYERLEFLGDAMLGSVIASHLYSEVPSGDEGYLTKMRSKIVSREHLNELGKDLNLIDLVESKIPKGHFGDNIYGNLFEALVGAIFLDRGYKYCEKFIYKKVIIPYVDISQLEGKVISYKSLLIEWCQKEKKVFDYNVYEDTGNDDIRHFAVKLSIDNKVVAKARATSKKKAEEKASKRAFFVFQNQMSKDN
- a CDS encoding IPExxxVDY family protein, with amino-acid sequence MQKLDLNDFLDTIDYALIGIHSPLESYRLAYFLNKELQLLLSRQKADLDFGNNTQYEIFEWVDAHKFATWHLVSNSCQVEVITTENDNSLFGSQDQRTTETYHLIPEYKTVNYFLKISDDAITEDQVQELTKKIQSIPNVVAAYSVNPSELKSKNNLIFY
- the pyk gene encoding pyruvate kinase — translated: MLKRKKTKIVATLGPATSTKAVLKAMLDEGVNVFRINFSHADYKDVEERIGMIRELNDEFGYNAAILGDLQGPKLRVGTMKGEVIVNEGDEIIFATGKRFEGTKERVYMTYDKFPQDAKPGERILLDDGKLIFEVVSTDKKSEVKARVIQGGPLRSKKGVNLPNTNISQPALTEKDIEDAIFAIKMEVDWMALSFVRHAEDLMQLEELISKHSDHKIPIIAKIEKPEAVENIDKIVAYCDGLMVARGDLGVEIPAEEVPLIQKQLVLRAKQARIPVIIATQMMETMISSLTPTRAEVNDVANSVMDGADAVMLSGETSVGQYPVQVIRQMSNIIKSVEDSNLIKVPQMPPHIRTKRFITKSICYHAANMANEIDAKAISTLTNSGYTAFQISAWRPKAHILVFSSNRRILTQLNLLWGVKAFFYDKFVSTDETIEDVNTIACQKGYLEEGDMLVSLAAMPIQDKGMVNTLRVTEITSCNF
- the dinB gene encoding DNA polymerase IV, with product MPDTFPIRKIIHVDMDAFYASVEQMDNPELKGKPVAVGGSGNRGVVSAASYEARKFGVRSAMSGMQARRLCPDLIFTKTRFDRYREISKQIRNIFYDYTDLVEPLSLDEAYLDVTENKKGNPSASLIAQEIRTRIFNEVGLTASAGISINKFIAKIASDYNKPNGQKTVNPEDVLPFLEGLDIRKFYGVGKVTAEKMYQLGIFTGTDLKSKTIEYLDTHFGKSGRFYYHVVRGIHTSEVKPNRIRKSLAAERTFSENLSSEIFMLEKLEHIADEVSKRLIKSDVAGKTITLKIKYSDFTMQTRSKTLPYFVSDASVILETAKDLLYQESMQNSVRLLGISLSNLNTDKKTKKPEEKKAVSVQLQFAF